One window from the genome of Acinetobacter sp. LoGeW2-3 encodes:
- a CDS encoding regulatory protein RecX — MSDAKFTKLLDYEAIKQQFGDADEVSQPVVTAQADTLPEFDPEESLFGDKQEDKKKPGLTGSRLRSYAFAVLTRKEYAKAELIEKLCLYAEDRAEVLELVDELSRENYQSDQRVAETLLSSQKRKGKGPNQIKMKLKSKKIDTALILDELKETDWVQQAYELKVKKYGTEVTKDPKIKAKQIRFLMYRGFEMDAIIKAISRKTED, encoded by the coding sequence ATGTCAGATGCAAAGTTCACTAAGCTCCTGGATTATGAAGCGATCAAGCAGCAGTTTGGTGATGCTGATGAAGTCTCGCAGCCAGTAGTTACTGCCCAAGCTGATACCCTACCTGAGTTTGATCCTGAAGAAAGCTTATTTGGTGACAAGCAGGAAGATAAAAAGAAACCGGGCTTAACTGGCTCCCGTTTGCGTTCTTATGCCTTTGCGGTACTGACCCGTAAAGAATATGCCAAAGCAGAACTGATCGAAAAACTATGCTTATATGCAGAAGATCGCGCTGAAGTGCTAGAGCTTGTGGATGAGCTTTCCCGCGAGAATTACCAAAGTGACCAACGTGTCGCAGAAACTTTGCTTTCTAGCCAAAAGCGCAAAGGCAAAGGCCCAAATCAAATTAAAATGAAGCTCAAAAGTAAAAAGATTGATACAGCTTTGATTCTCGATGAACTCAAAGAAACCGACTGGGTTCAGCAAGCTTATGAGCTGAAGGTCAAAAAATATGGTACTGAAGTCACTAAAGATCCTAAAATCAAAGCCAAACAAATTCGCTTTTTGATGTATCGCGGTTTTGAAATGGATGCGATTATAAAAGCCATTAGTCGTAAAACTGAAGATTAA
- the bamA gene encoding outer membrane protein assembly factor BamA → MQHTHLFMPLALVSAMAVAQQVYAADEFVVQDIKFDGLVRLTPENVYGLVPINSGDRVNDPIIANAIRSLYASGLFDDIKATQAGNTLIFQVVERPVISKIELKGNKLIPKEALEEGLKKMGLTEGEVLKKSALQTVETELEQQYMQQGRYDADITVKTTPKPNNRVDLLIEFVEGKAAKVFDINIIGNTVFKEDEIKQAFAIKESSWNSIISRNDRYAREKMAASLEALRAMYLNRGYINFNINNSSLNLSEDKKHVFIEVSVDEGEQFKFGETKFLGDALYSTDELKVLQLYKNGEIYSQEKVNAVKQLLLRKYGNAGYYFAEVNVVPEINKDTKLVDLNYYINPGQQVTVRRINFTGNSKTADEVLRREMRQMESALASNEKIDLSKVRLERTGFFKTVDIKPARIPGSPDQIDLNVAVEEQHSGTSTLAVGFSQSGGVTFQAGLSQTNFLGTGNSVAIDLSRSETQDYYNLSVTDPYFTIDGVRRGYNLYYRKTKLDDDYNVNNYVTDSFGGGINFGYPIDENQSLSIGLNIDQTDVTTGPYVSTYVRDYLLANGGQDSGIGRYCPQGLSTTDGKCGPNDDQWQTYANEFKGDFLTYNLNLGWSYNTLNRPMFPTSGVSHRVNGEVALPGSDVEYQKITYDAQAFFPLGRDFVLRGYGKLGYGNDLPFYKNFYAGGFGSVRGYENSTLGPRYPGVAYSESKQRDYDPEEVGGNALVQFGAELVLPVPFKGDWARQVRPVIFAEGAQVFDTQCTVPRGSLYLNENNPDVDAKKYCKDNFDFDTENMRYSVGAGFTWITMIGPLSLSYAFPLNEKKGDDTKNIQFEIGRTF, encoded by the coding sequence ATGCAGCACACACATTTATTTATGCCTTTGGCACTCGTTAGTGCTATGGCAGTTGCACAACAAGTATATGCGGCAGATGAGTTCGTAGTACAAGATATAAAATTTGACGGACTGGTTCGTCTCACTCCCGAAAATGTGTATGGCCTGGTGCCAATCAATAGTGGTGATCGTGTCAATGATCCTATTATTGCCAATGCGATCCGTAGTCTGTACGCCTCAGGTTTGTTTGATGACATTAAGGCAACACAAGCTGGTAATACCTTAATATTCCAGGTTGTTGAACGCCCTGTTATTTCCAAGATTGAACTGAAAGGTAACAAGCTGATTCCAAAAGAAGCTTTGGAAGAAGGTTTGAAAAAAATGGGTCTCACGGAAGGTGAGGTCCTGAAAAAATCTGCACTGCAAACTGTAGAAACCGAGCTTGAACAGCAATACATGCAACAAGGTCGTTATGACGCAGATATTACAGTTAAGACTACGCCAAAGCCTAACAACCGTGTCGATCTGCTGATTGAATTTGTTGAAGGTAAGGCTGCCAAAGTTTTTGACATCAACATCATTGGTAATACAGTCTTTAAAGAAGATGAGATCAAGCAGGCTTTCGCAATTAAGGAAAGCTCTTGGAATTCGATTATTTCCCGCAATGATCGCTATGCACGTGAAAAAATGGCAGCGAGCCTTGAAGCTTTGCGTGCCATGTACCTGAACCGTGGTTATATCAACTTCAATATTAATAACTCGAGCCTGAACCTGAGTGAAGATAAAAAGCATGTCTTCATTGAAGTATCTGTAGATGAAGGTGAACAGTTCAAGTTTGGTGAAACCAAATTCTTGGGCGATGCACTTTACTCAACGGATGAGCTGAAAGTTTTACAACTATATAAAAACGGTGAAATCTATTCACAAGAAAAAGTGAATGCCGTTAAGCAGTTGTTACTACGTAAATATGGTAATGCCGGTTACTACTTCGCAGAAGTAAATGTGGTTCCAGAAATTAATAAAGACACCAAACTGGTTGATTTGAACTATTACATCAATCCAGGTCAGCAGGTGACTGTACGTCGCATTAATTTCACTGGTAATAGCAAAACTGCAGATGAAGTATTACGTCGTGAAATGCGCCAAATGGAAAGCGCACTGGCAAGCAATGAAAAAATTGACCTGTCTAAAGTGCGTTTAGAGCGTACAGGTTTCTTTAAAACCGTCGACATCAAACCGGCGCGTATTCCAGGTTCACCAGACCAGATTGATTTAAATGTGGCAGTTGAAGAACAGCATTCTGGTACCAGTACTCTGGCTGTTGGTTTCTCTCAAAGTGGCGGTGTGACTTTTCAGGCGGGTTTAAGCCAAACGAACTTCTTGGGTACAGGGAATAGTGTTGCAATTGACTTATCTCGCTCTGAAACACAAGACTACTATAATTTAAGTGTAACCGATCCGTACTTCACCATTGATGGTGTACGTCGTGGTTATAACCTCTACTATCGCAAAACTAAGTTGGATGATGACTATAACGTTAACAACTATGTGACGGATAGTTTCGGTGGTGGTATTAACTTTGGTTATCCGATTGATGAAAATCAGAGCTTAAGTATTGGTTTGAATATTGATCAGACTGATGTTACTACAGGTCCATATGTTTCTACATATGTACGTGATTATCTACTTGCAAATGGTGGTCAAGATTCGGGCATTGGACGTTATTGTCCTCAAGGATTATCTACTACAGATGGTAAATGTGGTCCTAATGATGATCAGTGGCAAACATATGCAAATGAGTTTAAGGGTGATTTCTTAACCTATAATTTAAATTTAGGTTGGTCATATAATACTTTGAACCGTCCAATGTTCCCGACATCTGGTGTTTCACACCGTGTTAACGGTGAAGTGGCATTGCCAGGTAGTGATGTTGAATATCAAAAAATCACTTATGATGCACAAGCATTCTTCCCATTAGGTAGAGACTTCGTACTACGTGGTTATGGTAAGTTAGGTTATGGTAATGATCTGCCTTTCTATAAGAACTTCTATGCAGGTGGCTTTGGTTCGGTTCGTGGTTATGAAAACAGTACGCTTGGTCCAAGATATCCAGGCGTTGCTTATAGTGAATCCAAACAACGTGATTATGACCCTGAAGAAGTAGGTGGTAATGCGTTAGTGCAGTTTGGTGCTGAATTGGTATTACCTGTTCCGTTTAAAGGGGATTGGGCACGTCAAGTTCGACCAGTAATCTTTGCTGAAGGTGCGCAAGTTTTCGATACACAATGTACAGTGCCTCGCGGCAGCCTATATCTAAATGAAAACAATCCTGATGTAGATGCCAAAAAATATTGTAAAGATAATTTTGATTTTGATACAGAAAATATGCGTTATAGCGTAGGTGCTGGATTCACATGGATTACCATGATTGGCCCATTATCACTTAGCTATGCCTTCCCATTAAATGAGAAGAAAGGCGACGATACCAAGAATATCCAATTCGAAATTGGTCGTACTTTCTAA
- the lpxD gene encoding UDP-3-O-(3-hydroxymyristoyl)glucosamine N-acyltransferase encodes MNHQQLLLADLARLVQGECVGQADLQLRGLASLEHATSQDLAFVTADKYLEQAAQSQAGALIVTAELKEQLSSHQNFIVVANPYLAFAMLTHVFEKKQTQRGIESTAQIHPSAVIAEDAYIGHFVVIGENCVVGANTIVQPHVQIDDQVEIGKDCFIDAHVTLTGATKIGDRVRIHANSVIGSEGFGFAPYQGKWNRIAQLGSVHIGDDVRIGSNCSIDRGALDDTILEDGVIIDNLVQVAHNVKIGANTAIAAKTAIAGSTTIGKNCIIGGATAISGHLNIADNVSLTGMSMVTNNISEAGKYSSGIGLFENQKWKRTVVRLRQLADVPLTQVVKRLDHMQSQIESIESTFKLRK; translated from the coding sequence ATGAATCATCAACAGCTTCTATTAGCTGACCTCGCTCGTCTAGTACAAGGTGAGTGTGTGGGTCAGGCCGATTTGCAGTTAAGAGGCTTGGCGAGTCTTGAGCATGCAACATCACAAGATTTGGCATTTGTTACTGCTGACAAATATCTTGAGCAGGCGGCTCAAAGCCAGGCGGGTGCCCTGATTGTGACTGCTGAGCTGAAAGAGCAGCTCAGTTCACATCAGAATTTTATTGTCGTGGCGAATCCTTATCTTGCTTTTGCAATGCTAACGCATGTATTTGAAAAAAAGCAGACCCAGCGTGGTATTGAAAGCACTGCACAGATTCATCCTTCGGCTGTCATCGCGGAGGATGCCTATATTGGCCACTTTGTCGTGATCGGTGAAAATTGTGTAGTAGGGGCTAATACGATTGTACAACCGCATGTGCAAATTGATGATCAGGTTGAAATTGGTAAAGACTGTTTTATTGATGCACATGTGACATTGACCGGTGCTACAAAAATTGGTGACCGGGTGCGTATTCATGCCAATAGCGTTATTGGCAGTGAAGGTTTTGGTTTTGCTCCTTATCAAGGTAAATGGAACCGGATTGCACAATTGGGTTCAGTACACATTGGTGATGATGTTCGTATTGGCTCTAATTGTAGTATTGACCGTGGTGCGCTGGATGACACCATTTTGGAAGATGGCGTCATTATTGATAACCTTGTGCAAGTCGCACATAACGTTAAAATCGGTGCCAATACAGCGATTGCAGCAAAAACTGCAATTGCAGGTAGTACCACGATTGGCAAAAACTGTATCATTGGTGGAGCTACAGCGATTTCAGGACACCTGAATATTGCCGATAATGTATCTTTGACTGGAATGTCAATGGTGACAAATAATATTTCTGAAGCTGGAAAATATTCTTCTGGTATCGGATTGTTTGAAAATCAAAAGTGGAAACGCACTGTGGTTCGTTTAAGACAATTAGCAGATGTGCCATTGACCCAGGTGGTTAAACGCCTTGATCATATGCAGTCTCAAATTGAGTCCATTGAATCAACATTTAAGTTGCGTAAATAA
- a CDS encoding OmpH family outer membrane protein: protein MKKMIVAMGIAIATLTSTVQAAGVGVIDLERLVENSSYLKQQNTTFQQNIKPQTTKIEQLNKELEAIQQRAQANPNMSAADKKKIEEQYQAKFKELGQLQQSVQASAQSSIQQVRTIFDARVKQVAEQLRQENKLDVVLNKNSALAYDPKYDLTDKMIQKVNAIK from the coding sequence ATGAAAAAAATGATAGTGGCGATGGGTATCGCTATAGCAACTTTAACTTCGACGGTGCAAGCAGCCGGAGTTGGTGTAATAGATCTGGAACGTCTGGTAGAAAATAGTAGTTATCTAAAACAGCAGAACACGACTTTCCAGCAGAATATTAAGCCGCAAACAACCAAAATTGAACAGCTTAATAAGGAATTAGAAGCTATTCAACAGCGTGCTCAGGCCAATCCAAATATGAGTGCGGCAGACAAGAAAAAGATTGAAGAGCAATATCAGGCAAAATTTAAAGAATTAGGTCAATTACAGCAATCTGTACAGGCGAGTGCGCAAAGTTCTATTCAGCAAGTTCGTACGATATTTGATGCACGTGTAAAACAAGTCGCTGAACAGTTACGTCAAGAAAATAAGCTGGATGTGGTTTTGAATAAAAATAGCGCGCTTGCCTATGACCCTAAGTATGATTTAACTGATAAAATGATTCAAAAGGTTAATGCAATTAAATAA
- the fabZ gene encoding 3-hydroxyacyl-ACP dehydratase FabZ, with translation MTESNLPTFTKPELPMTIQKIREYLPHRYPFLLVDRVVDITDNGIVGYKNVSINEEFLQGHFPNYPIMPGVLIVEALAQVAGILGFVMNNETPTEGSLFLFAGAEKVRFKKQVVAGDQLVLKAELVMQRRGIYKYNCIATVDGVVATTAEIMVSHQKVEQA, from the coding sequence ATGACAGAATCGAATTTGCCTACATTCACGAAGCCTGAATTGCCAATGACCATTCAAAAGATTCGTGAATATTTACCACATCGCTATCCGTTCTTGCTTGTGGATCGCGTGGTAGATATTACTGACAATGGCATCGTGGGTTATAAAAACGTTTCAATTAATGAAGAGTTTTTGCAGGGCCATTTTCCGAATTACCCAATTATGCCGGGTGTCTTGATTGTTGAAGCGCTGGCGCAGGTTGCAGGTATTCTTGGTTTCGTCATGAATAATGAGACTCCAACAGAGGGTTCTTTGTTCCTTTTTGCGGGTGCTGAGAAGGTTAGATTTAAAAAACAAGTGGTTGCAGGCGACCAATTGGTATTAAAAGCTGAATTAGTGATGCAAAGACGTGGCATTTACAAATATAATTGTATTGCCACAGTAGATGGCGTAGTCGCAACAACCGCGGAAATTATGGTTTCGCATCAGAAAGTCGAGCAGGCATGA
- a CDS encoding 3'(2'),5'-bisphosphate nucleotidase CysQ family protein, with protein sequence MFKAATAPQDPMILQFVPILTQACEILREEYQQYCSGAVFDIETKKDDSPVTQADYRVNTFLTQALAEISDLPLLSEEGKQDGRDEWSAFWLLDPLDGTKEFLHKRPEFTINLSLVTGNLTTFAILAIPAQQLVYFCPEQGMPLKYDIQQNHWYEYTHATQEDIVHVGLSQSSQKKPKYATYLESLAKFTDFDEFKAGSAYKFCMILEDQVDIYPRFHPTCEWDTSAGQCLLERIGGGLVDFQGRPFSYNQRETLLNGGFIAYKTKDMKILAFKALADMQDSN encoded by the coding sequence ATGTTTAAAGCAGCAACAGCACCACAAGATCCAATGATTTTGCAGTTTGTGCCCATTTTGACACAAGCCTGTGAAATTTTGCGAGAAGAATATCAGCAGTATTGTTCCGGTGCGGTTTTTGACATTGAAACAAAAAAAGATGATTCGCCAGTCACACAGGCCGATTATCGAGTCAATACTTTTCTAACCCAAGCCCTTGCTGAAATTTCTGATTTACCTTTACTTTCTGAAGAAGGTAAGCAAGATGGACGAGATGAATGGTCAGCATTCTGGTTGCTTGATCCTCTGGATGGTACTAAAGAGTTTCTACATAAGCGCCCAGAATTCACCATTAACCTGAGTCTGGTCACAGGCAATTTGACAACTTTTGCCATTCTTGCCATTCCGGCACAACAGCTGGTCTATTTCTGTCCAGAACAGGGTATGCCTTTAAAATATGATATTCAGCAAAATCATTGGTATGAATATACTCATGCAACTCAAGAAGACATAGTGCATGTAGGCCTGAGTCAGAGCAGTCAGAAAAAGCCAAAGTATGCGACTTATCTGGAAAGCCTGGCTAAATTTACAGATTTTGATGAGTTTAAGGCGGGCAGTGCTTATAAATTTTGTATGATTCTGGAGGATCAGGTGGATATCTATCCGCGTTTCCATCCGACCTGCGAATGGGATACCAGCGCCGGACAATGCCTGCTGGAGCGCATTGGTGGTGGGTTGGTGGATTTCCAAGGTCGACCATTTAGCTATAATCAGCGCGAAACCTTATTAAATGGCGGTTTTATTGCATATAAGACCAAAGATATGAAGATATTGGCATTTAAGGCACTGGCTGACATGCAAGACAGTAATTGA
- a CDS encoding YbgF trimerization domain-containing protein — protein MMFKKHVLYTLSMLCTTPLFAAVPIESRGLSQSGNGSAPASTMPAIASGVDTPVQTNMSWQLLQKNQQLENDIRSLRGKIEEQDNEIQSLKSELANRYADLDQRFELLQQKIDPESQGTEEDNQQDTAPSSGSSNGKLSQAQTSTTTSAQPSELEKAAYTVALDAYKNGGAAKAIAPMQNFIKNNPNSVYISNAYFWLAEFNLSIDPPNFTEAKRNYAIVADRYPNSAKAARALYQLYNVSEEVEKNKTLAAQYKARLLKNYPQSEEAKFFK, from the coding sequence ATGATGTTTAAAAAACATGTCTTATACACACTCAGCATGCTCTGCACCACTCCACTCTTTGCTGCAGTCCCGATTGAATCTCGCGGTTTAAGCCAAAGTGGTAATGGCTCAGCACCTGCCAGTACCATGCCTGCAATTGCTTCAGGGGTAGATACGCCGGTACAAACCAATATGAGCTGGCAATTACTGCAAAAAAATCAGCAACTGGAAAATGACATCCGTAGTTTACGCGGCAAGATTGAAGAACAGGACAATGAAATTCAATCACTGAAAAGTGAACTTGCGAATCGCTATGCCGATCTTGATCAACGTTTTGAGTTGTTACAGCAGAAGATTGATCCAGAATCACAAGGCACTGAGGAGGATAATCAACAGGATACTGCACCCAGTTCAGGGTCAAGCAACGGCAAGCTAAGCCAAGCTCAGACATCTACCACAACGTCTGCTCAACCTTCCGAGCTGGAAAAAGCAGCATATACCGTTGCTCTGGATGCCTATAAGAATGGCGGTGCAGCAAAAGCCATTGCACCGATGCAGAATTTCATCAAGAACAATCCAAACAGTGTCTATATCAGTAATGCCTACTTTTGGTTAGCTGAATTCAACCTGTCGATTGATCCGCCGAACTTCACCGAAGCGAAGCGAAATTATGCCATTGTGGCAGATCGTTATCCCAACTCAGCCAAAGCTGCTCGTGCTTTGTATCAGTTATATAATGTCAGTGAGGAAGTTGAGAAAAACAAGACTTTAGCGGCACAGTATAAGGCTCGTTTACTAAAGAATTATCCGCAGTCTGAAGAAGCTAAATTCTTTAAATAA
- a CDS encoding HAD-IA family hydrolase has translation MPNCSEKPPIIFDMDGTLLDLAYDDFIWNDLLPVRYAETHGCSLEQSRTTLYSFYQEHNHTLNWYSSRFWTSKVEVDVLAMQIEHKSKVALRPQALELLDYLKANGYPIWLATNADCAGLNFKLEHTQLRDYFDVIVSSETIGHAKEFVEFWQGLNALYPFAPEQVYFIDDTEKVLNGAKAYGIQNLFSIQQPSSSKVARETCNYPMLHQLTDLIPYLNQAEVNKQYA, from the coding sequence ATGCCGAATTGCTCAGAAAAGCCGCCCATTATTTTTGATATGGATGGAACCCTACTTGATCTTGCTTATGACGATTTCATCTGGAATGACCTGCTTCCCGTTCGTTATGCTGAAACGCATGGCTGCAGCCTGGAGCAAAGCCGAACAACGTTATATTCATTCTATCAAGAACATAATCATACCCTAAACTGGTACTCATCGCGCTTCTGGACGTCTAAAGTCGAAGTTGATGTTTTGGCGATGCAAATCGAGCATAAATCGAAAGTGGCATTAAGACCGCAGGCACTTGAGTTACTGGATTATCTCAAGGCTAATGGTTACCCGATCTGGTTAGCGACTAATGCTGACTGCGCAGGCTTAAATTTCAAGCTAGAACATACTCAACTTAGAGATTATTTTGATGTGATTGTCAGCTCAGAAACGATTGGCCATGCCAAGGAATTTGTTGAGTTTTGGCAAGGTTTAAATGCGCTATATCCTTTTGCCCCTGAGCAAGTGTATTTTATTGATGATACTGAAAAAGTCCTAAATGGTGCCAAAGCCTATGGTATTCAGAACCTGTTTAGTATCCAGCAACCCTCTTCCAGCAAAGTTGCCCGCGAGACTTGCAATTACCCGATGCTGCACCAATTAACAGATTTAATCCCTTATTTAAATCAGGCTGAGGTAAACAAGCAATATGCGTAA
- the recA gene encoding recombinase RecA codes for MDENKNKALNAALSQIEKQFGKNTVMRLGDNTVQAVEAVSTGSLTLDIALGIGGLPKGRIVEIYGPESSGKTTMTLQAIAECQKAGGTCAFIDAEHALDPQYARKLGVDIDNLLVSQPDHGEQALEIADMLVRSGAIDLIVVDSVAALTPRAEIEGEMGDSHMGLQARLMSQALRKITGNAKRSNCMVIFINQIRMKIGVMFGSPETTTGGNALKFYASVRLDIRRIGQVKEGDEIVGSETKVKVVKNKMAPPFKEALFQILYGKGVNHLGELIDLAVQQDIVNKAGAWYSYQGDKIGQGKNNTIRYLEEHKELAETIEKLLREQLLTKAVPVEEKDEEEPADFLDA; via the coding sequence ATGGATGAGAATAAAAACAAGGCGCTCAACGCTGCCTTAAGCCAAATTGAAAAACAGTTTGGTAAAAATACAGTAATGCGTCTTGGTGACAATACCGTTCAGGCAGTTGAAGCTGTTTCTACAGGTTCTTTAACGCTTGATATCGCACTCGGTATTGGTGGTTTACCTAAAGGCCGTATCGTAGAAATCTACGGTCCTGAATCATCAGGTAAAACCACAATGACATTACAAGCAATTGCTGAATGTCAAAAAGCCGGTGGTACTTGTGCATTCATCGATGCCGAGCACGCACTTGACCCTCAATATGCACGTAAGCTCGGTGTAGATATCGACAACCTGTTGGTATCACAGCCAGACCACGGTGAACAGGCACTTGAAATTGCTGACATGCTGGTACGTTCAGGTGCGATTGACCTGATCGTTGTCGACTCCGTTGCTGCCCTAACACCTCGCGCTGAGATTGAAGGTGAAATGGGCGACTCGCACATGGGTCTGCAAGCACGTTTGATGAGTCAGGCACTGCGTAAAATTACAGGTAACGCAAAGCGTTCAAACTGTATGGTGATCTTCATTAACCAGATCCGTATGAAGATTGGTGTGATGTTCGGTAGCCCTGAAACCACGACTGGTGGTAATGCACTGAAATTCTATGCTTCTGTTCGTCTTGATATCCGTCGTATCGGTCAAGTGAAAGAAGGCGACGAAATTGTTGGTTCGGAGACTAAAGTGAAAGTCGTGAAAAACAAAATGGCGCCTCCATTTAAAGAAGCGTTATTCCAGATTCTTTACGGTAAAGGTGTGAACCATCTTGGTGAATTGATTGATCTTGCTGTGCAACAGGATATTGTGAATAAAGCAGGTGCTTGGTATTCATATCAAGGTGACAAGATTGGCCAAGGTAAAAATAACACGATTCGTTATTTGGAAGAGCATAAAGAGCTTGCTGAAACCATCGAGAAACTTTTACGCGAACAGCTGTTAACTAAAGCCGTTCCTGTGGAAGAAAAAGATGAAGAAGAGCCAGCAGATTTTCTGGATGCATAA
- the lpxA gene encoding acyl-ACP--UDP-N-acetylglucosamine O-acyltransferase has translation MSNNSLIHPTAIIDASAVIASDVQIGPYCIIGPNVTIGTGTKLHSHVVVGGYTRIGEHNEIFQFASVGEVCQDLKYAGEETWLEIGDHNKIREHCSLHRGTVQDNGITKIGSHNLLMVNTHIAHDCMVGDYNIFANNVGVAGHVHVGDYVVVGGNSGIHQFCKIDSYSMIGGASLILKDVPAYVMVSGNPAHAFAMNVEGMRRKGWSKNVINGLREAFKLIYKSGLTTQEAIEKIRTEILPEVAEAQRLLDSLEQSKRGIVR, from the coding sequence ATGAGCAATAACTCCCTTATTCATCCAACTGCCATTATTGACGCATCTGCAGTAATTGCTTCAGATGTTCAAATTGGTCCTTACTGTATCATCGGGCCAAATGTCACTATTGGTACAGGTACTAAACTTCATTCACACGTTGTTGTGGGTGGATACACACGCATTGGCGAACATAATGAGATTTTCCAGTTTGCGAGTGTGGGAGAAGTTTGTCAGGATCTGAAATATGCGGGTGAAGAAACCTGGCTGGAAATTGGCGATCATAACAAGATTCGTGAGCATTGCAGTCTGCATCGCGGTACGGTTCAGGACAATGGTATTACCAAAATTGGCAGTCATAACCTGCTCATGGTAAATACCCATATTGCACATGACTGTATGGTGGGCGATTACAACATCTTTGCCAATAACGTAGGTGTTGCGGGCCACGTCCATGTAGGTGATTATGTGGTGGTTGGTGGTAACTCGGGTATTCATCAATTCTGTAAGATCGATTCTTATAGCATGATTGGCGGTGCATCACTGATTTTGAAAGATGTGCCTGCTTATGTGATGGTTTCCGGTAATCCTGCACATGCATTTGCGATGAATGTAGAAGGGATGCGTCGTAAAGGTTGGTCGAAAAATGTGATCAATGGTCTGCGTGAGGCATTTAAGCTGATTTATAAATCAGGTCTGACTACACAAGAAGCGATTGAAAAAATTCGTACAGAGATTCTGCCAGAAGTCGCTGAAGCACAGCGTTTGCTTGATTCTTTAGAGCAGTCTAAACGCGGTATTGTACGTTAA
- a CDS encoding RNA-binding S4 domain-containing protein produces MRKSSLPEDAVGMRIDKWLWAARFFKTRSIAKNAIEGGKVHIGGERVKVSREVRIGMEITVQQGIDKKTVVVKELSDVRGPAPVAQKLYEETEVSIARRELIASQRKLHNLARPDHRPSKKDRRDISRFRDENSQLFDQHWSYNDD; encoded by the coding sequence ATGCGTAAATCGTCTTTACCCGAAGATGCGGTAGGCATGCGTATAGACAAATGGCTGTGGGCAGCACGTTTTTTTAAAACCCGTTCCATTGCCAAGAATGCCATTGAAGGCGGTAAAGTGCATATTGGCGGCGAACGTGTCAAAGTCTCTCGCGAAGTCCGGATCGGCATGGAAATTACAGTTCAACAAGGCATCGACAAAAAAACGGTTGTTGTCAAAGAGCTGTCTGATGTTCGTGGACCTGCACCAGTTGCGCAAAAACTTTATGAAGAAACTGAAGTCAGTATTGCTCGACGGGAATTGATTGCATCACAAAGAAAGTTGCATAATCTAGCTCGTCCGGATCACCGACCAAGCAAAAAAGATCGCCGTGACATTAGTAGATTTAGAGACGAAAATAGTCAGTTATTTGACCAGCATTGGTCGTATAATGATGATTAA